The following nucleotide sequence is from Mytilus trossulus isolate FHL-02 chromosome 9, PNRI_Mtr1.1.1.hap1, whole genome shotgun sequence.
GTTTTCCAATTAATCTGTTCCACTTGTTTAGAAAGTGTTCTTAAGTTGTTACGTGTTAGAAACTTTAGTTCATCATGTGCTTCTGTATAAGAAAAATTGGGATGTTATTATGGCGTCATATTAGTACACACCAATGAAGAATGTCATTAATTTGACTAATTTCGGTTGCctccattttaatattttttgcgTCAAATTCATAGACCATATATGAGGACAACCATCGTATTTTACTAAAATGAGTACCTGACCTTCATACATTTCTTTTGACAATTTAATTATGGTCGAAGGGTACGAGAAATGGAAAAggaaacaagactaacaaatgcaTAAAACGGGCCATTGGGTTAACAACTAGTTATGTTGAGTACATGTACCTGTTTACGGTAAATCCAGATGAGTGCATAGATCacagaaacatgtataaaaaatatcattattatttgtgtGTATGCTAACAGCCATGTTAAATGCTAAGAGCTACAGTCAAAatacccccctcccccctttttcgACAATCTTGCTGTATATTAGGTTCTATCTTGTTTTAATGCGCTTTTGTGTTAAAAGTATGATATTATGATCTCAAAATGATATACAAACTGCAGTTTCTATAGCGTTAGAAAACAAAGGTTAAACcgaaattgtcattttgatctGAACTGCCTTTgaaagactgaaaaatataacatgtataatgatgaGTCATTTTCAGTCTTCCATAGAATTTTTCAGACTTCTTAATTGCGGAAATGTCAGTGTTGTTTAGATATTTTCGTCGCGTTCAATCACTATCTGTATATAAACTGTTATATGCCAGATCGGGACTCGTTCTGACAAAGTTGatcttaaacaaaataaagagaTCTGATAAGAATACGAATGAAACTACTGTCCACTAGAGTTCAGAAGACGTGGATGTAGGCAATTATTATATACCTTTAATAATAAGCACACCCTTGACTACAACGATTTACGTTCTTGTTGAGTGGGGAGAGCACACACAGTATTTGGCACAGGgatgtaacaaaataaaacaagaaaaaatagttAAACTTCGTTATATAGTTTAGACTTCCCTGCCTCAAATATTCTGATTTTGAGATTCACGTTCGTTGGGTTGAATAATGCAATCTCATTAAATGCATTCTATTCCTGACACTTCTGTCGTTGCTGAGAGACTATCAGTTGTAGATACTTGTAGAAAAGCAGACAGTCATTTGATGATAGGTTGAAAAACAAGTTACATTCCAACTTTACATTTTGAGTTCGTAAAAATGTAGATGAACTAAAACTAAGGTTGTAATTAACGTAGACGGAATATACcagtcctttttttttatataaatatgggGATTATCTTAACACTAGTAGTTGACAAACACAATGGCGTAAACACTTTAGTACATCATCTCGAAACAAAAGTCATTTTGACGAATTAAAAGAACGTTTTTTTTCGCCAATGATATACATTGTCTGTATGTACTTTTGTGTTAAAGTAATGCAGATATTAAACAATCATTTAACCAAAAAGTGAAACAACCAATAAGCATCAAAGGAATAGCATGCACGTCAAGAGAGTCGtgtaattatataatttcaccattatacatgtacagcGAGATGTTACTTACAGAAATAAAAGCAATATGTTTAAGACTTATTAAGTCAAtataatttgtgtaaaaaattaTTTCGCATTTTTACAGAATGATTTCtcgtaaaaacaaaattaattatatcAGGTTTAATGTTGATATGCTACCCACTCCGTTATTATGTTAATcatacaactttaaaaatatattcatcatGCATAATATCATGAAACATCGTTTCACCCAAATTTCTTAAGAATAAAACTAAACCAGAAATATCCTATCCCTTCCATGCTATTATGTGAACTTGTAGTGGTTGAAATCTTAATAGCTTTGCTACAAGGTCCTTTAGTTCCCTTAACTTTAATGGCCTGAACTGTAAATTCATACTCCGTGTTTTCCTTCAAGCCATGTACGATGTATTTATTAGAATTGCCAGTAGATCTAAAACAGTCACTCTCGCTCATCTGTCTTTCTTTACAATGTATTTCATAATGGTGCACAAATTGAGTTCCTGCATTCGGTGCATCCCATGTTAAAACAACTGTCTTTGGAGACATATTTACAGCTGATGGTTGTCCTGGTTCAAACAATGGTCTAAAAAGAAAAGTTCCATTACTATTTGTGGATGCTAACTGTTCTACAATGAATTTGTATTTCTACTTCAAGACGAAAACATAACAAATGGTTTTACAGGAGaggttattttcatttttcaaatatatagtaCATACAATTTAGAAATGCTCGAACAACTACGGATTTTCTAGCATAGATGAACCGAGCAATAGTGGACCAAAATGTATTAAATGTCAATAAGTCAtcactgtttttttaaatgcaataaaCAATATGTATCTTAATTTacagtttgtaaaaattaaattattcgtAGCAGTAAGGATTCTCTACCCCTAGACAGAGACCTTAACCATATTTGAcccaatttttccatttttttttttcatatttaatttaatcttcaaccttgtatttgattttgtctATCAACTTTTTAAATccaggtgtaataccaccaaatcaccAGGTTGCAAACAAAAAGGGTCGAACAAAAATGTTCctttgaatttgacagttgcgGGAAATTAATCCAACATTTCATTGAAGTTAACAAATTCTGAGTAATAAAcctttatcttgtttgataaAAGcaccattctttttttatttggtgtttCTACAAACTGTTTTTGTAAACTTGAGGCTACATGAGTACTTAAGCTTGTAAACAGGAAAAAAGTAGTGAACGTTTGATAGTTTAACTTCCCGTGATGGTTATtatcttatatgcaatgaaatattatgtaaaaaggAGTAGgatcagtaagacccctttttggccccaaaatatagcagttttacaatattgtgaaaatgtaatctttaagcTATGAATTGGAAAGTTTAATGCTTCTGCTGCATAAATATGTGCTGTTTTTGCccatacaatgcacatatatcggttactagcatcattaagtcatgctaaattactgaaatcttcacaattttagcgttttagttaaattttagacggtttccgtctctaatgaaagtggccgcataatgtgttcattcataatattgaaatgcaagttgtatttggtgatgatacataatatttataaaagttgaggatgaacacggatgcggccaatttaatttttggcaaaaaaacatctgaaaagcaCGTTTTTTGGCATACTTGAAAGATTactcatatttaagcttgaatcgaatcgtttttaatgactaaatcagttaaaatctttcaaataaactaatcgaatcatttgaaatagacacttaagtgtttacaAAAGGTCTAcaatctttcgttagatgaacttgGAATTTGAGGCAAAagtcggcccttaccggacctactcctttgtctGTAGTACTGAACAAGATAAAATTTTattcatgccaagtatttctttatttgaaacacaGATAAATTCTGCCTAATTTTTTcgaaagtgcaaatttaacaaagacttatAGGGAAACAAATGGAAGTTTCACCTGCAAGCGCTACTAACGAGTTTGATGTGCATATAGACTACTGCGAGCCTGGCGAACGAATAAGAACTTTATGTCATtggtatgttttatttaaaaaccaatatgataaaattgtgtttgattttaccGCGCACTGTACATAGCGACAACGTAACGTATGCAACAGACATCATTTCAAAAACCGAACTCACAAATGCTGATACATAAAACATAGTAGATCAATGTCGAAACTAAATAACAAGCTATAACCATGATTAGTAGAACAAGATAAGGTAAAAAATACTAACATAACTGTTCTTCAACATCACGTATGATATATATCACAATACCACATGACACCAGAAAAAAAGGTGGCATCgatataaaacaattgtttataCATGATTACATTCGGAAAAAGGCATTGGAATTTGAAGTGAGCAATCAATACAATTTATATAACAGTGAATGGTCGCGTACACAAGTTTAACATGATAATACAAGTAGCATATTACAGCATTCAAAACAGACAATATCTGGAGCATAACTTTATATGctttatgatttttataatacaTTCGTTTGTTGCACTCTTTTATTCATATCTTcgaaaatattaaacatgttaaacgcaatactattttataaaatgaaaatttggaTTTATGCGAACACAATTTCGTATCAGTATTTTTCCATTTAGATCTttcaaactggaaaaaaaaCGCAGATAGGTTAGGGTCTTTCTTTTTCGTGTATGTGCCATTTAAGCATTATGTCAtactttaaattacaaaaaaataaaagcgcAGCACGAAATTGTATATACGATCAATACTTAGAAGTTATaaaattagatatttaaaactatatttGCACTTTTCTTACCTCATAAATGttgaaacacaacaacaattTCCTTTCCATTCAGTTAATGTTGCTTCATTTTTGCAGGTCAATTTAGTTGTCGTTCCTTTGTCCTCTCGTATAAATTCAGTCAGTGTTCCTTTATCTTTTGTTACCCGTTCAGTTAATGTGTCCTTGTCTTCTCCTTTGAATTCAGTTAACGTTCCCTTGTCGTCTgagattttcagaaaatagtGTCGGTAGATAACCGTCGACGATAATCCAATCCACGATAACACCTTAAAGTGAAGatgttagtatttttttttatcttaaatgttTATAGATGTTggtcaactttttaaaatgaattcaaTGCAATGCATTCGGAATGGTATCCTGTCCAGAGTAAACCGGCTACATAATGTGCactttatgaatataattatattttgcagctttttcaaaaactaagtattaataacaattaacaaaaaCTACATAAATAATGCATTTTCAAATTAGCAAACGGACCAAACATTATGAATACATTCGATTTCTTAGGATCTGTGAAAAAAGACTTTTCCACTAAAGGTGTGGGTTTTACTTGACACACCAGCtattaatttacaataaaaaaatatgtcataattatagattatcgttagtcatctcaacgagattgattttctcgcttcaGCCTGTACgacgaaagtgagaaaagcaatcgagttgagatgaccaatgataatctgtttatcgctattttacatATGCGgacgttgttaatttcattgacaatgCATGTGGTCCTTTAATTTCTAGCGACATTTTATTCATATCACTCGACTACGCTGAGAAagattattgtatttttgtagTCTGTAGATAAGTCTATGCTCCTAGatagtatatacatttattcTTTGGACATTCATATTAATTATGTTATTTAACTGTAATAACACCATGTCAATTGCATCTTACAAATACTGTGTTTATCTTCTAAGATCCTCTTTATTCGGCCCTATTCCAATTCAACATAATTGTTTTGCCTAGATATACGTGATATATAAgctattcataaatatttttgcaCATGCATAATTTATTTCAGGTTGAACAGAatgaatataaagataaaaaaagtatCACCTATCTCTGATGTTTTGAgagctaacaaacaaataatagaaaTGCCTCACCTTTACTGTAGCTTCGTCCATAAGTGTATCATCTACTGtagaattaaacatttatacTCAATACATATCACTTAATTTAATGAATCTAGCAAAGTTGCGCATAAACAGATTCAATATAGGGAAATATTAATGTGGCGtaaactttaaatattatttGCAAACATATAAGATGGTTCTGCGAAACGTATTTCGTTTATTTCTGTGTAACACTTATATGGGTTATTAGATCGTTACTATATTTCATGTTTATGGTTTCTATAAATTCACACCCGGACTCTAACACtgcattttaataattttttttgtatccattCAACCATTAAATCGGGTGAAGTTCAATACGGTGTTTCCTTGTAATAGGATCTTCCATTTAAACACCTACAATGTACTTAAATAACATCCATAGACATGAGTGTCTTATCAAAAGTACATAATAGTTTAAAGCAGTACtgtaatataatttaaaataacctAAACGAATATTACATCGATTTCATACTGTTCCTatgttttccaatattttttaaaacaaatatataatatcacTTATTGACAAAATTATAACATCTCATAAGTCAAGAGAAAAATTGTCTGCTTTGCAATGACATTATTTACATTACATAGATATAATTTACATACATGAATGTTTGCATTTGAATGAACCTAACAAGTTATTAATACTTAGTTTTGTTTGTAATTATCTCatgtatttttatgttatatgaaATCGTATGAGAGTTCCTTCCAATGTATCAGGGTATGCTAACTTACTTTTTAAAggtaatattacaaaaaatcataatattttagaACGATTGCATGTTGACCCCAGGTCCATCAATCAAACCCATACACTTTCCTTTCTTGATCATGCTGATGCACATCACACTTTTTTTAAGGTGATCTATTCTATACGTGTTTAGTATCACCATCACTCTTCCTTTCAGTAAAGCGACATAAGCTATAATAAACTCACCATAAACAAGCATTTcatttgtattcaaatattAACATTGACAGTATACCATGGTataatgaatattcatttgcTATAAGCGGTCAGTTTACTTccatttttgtcaaaacaaCGGTGATTCATTATCGTTTTAAACAATAATTCGACTTCATTTTGATCCATGAGCTTGAGACATGTGATTTAACATAATATAGGGATCAGAAGCAGGTTTTATTTACTTCAAAGACAAGAATGAGACAGCTTTAAAActcaaaaaaagaataaaagaaagatGGTAAAATGTGCATTTTACTAAGTCGGTGGCCATTTTGCCGGCACCAGCAATATAGGGAAAGTGTTATTTTGCTGGTTCGTTGTAAAGAGTTAGttttaatatttacttttaaaaaatactacGAAAATGTGCATTGTCAACATAAAAGAATCAAATTATTcctcatatatcatgtatagttGATTAAGAACagtaatatgatataaaatacacatgatacatatcatctgggactattatactagtATAATATATAATCGTTTAACAACATTTATCAGTCAAAGAGAAAATAGGAATgtgttaaaagaaaattttttgAGCATTCATTTGTATCAATTAAGTCACAAATGAAAAGATTTACACTTGATACAATATgcttttgatataattattagTTCTTTGAATCGCATAGCTGTAAGCAAAATCGTTTTACTGTCAAAATTGGCCTGCTCTTACCTAGAGCCGGCAACCTAGCATATTTTCTATGTTGGTGGTATCGTCAAATAAAACCCTGCCTTTCACTAATACACCTTCTTTTATAGGTTTCAAATATACCAGTGACACCTACAAAATCGCAGTGCCTCCAAGATCACAAACAACAAAAGGTCACTGTCCATGGATGTTCTTTTTAACATCAAAGGTAAATCAATGAACCATTACAACAGAACCATATTGGATGTGACATAAGAACTTCTTGTACAATAGGGAGTCTAATTTATTATACGTATATGGTATAAAAGTCAAAAATTCACTTTTAGAcgaattatgaaatatttgttgtgTAGCAGTTTCTGCAGTTAAGaatttaattgtgaaaattaaCATCCATGGTGTAAGTCTTTAATAACAATggataatttatataaaacgtCCATACatattgttatcaaatagtcgCCTCAGGTGTCCTATCGAGTAACGTGTTATGCACACAAAGGTCGCACTTCTCTCTATTGACATGGTGTCGTTTTCTCTCATCATGACCTCGTTAAAtgaattatgaattattcacGTGTGTCGTTCTTCCGATATGATCAGATATTATCAtaacttaatttaattttaagtaCTGAGTGTTCAAGCATGAGGAAATTAACTGTGAAAAATGTGCTCGTGAATAAAAGAAAAGTGCTGATGGTTTCCCGATCAAGGACAAAACCTATGTTTTTACCCATTCAGTTAAGGTTTCATCTTCTTCTCTTATCCAAATACATAGAGCGTCTCCGTTTCTACCAATACAATCAACGTTTCCAAATCTCGTTTcgaataaataaatgttttctctTTTCTATCCAGTAAATGTTTTTCTATCGTTTTTGTCAGTCACTTCgtcttttgtttctttctttcttgTTGGTTTCAAAAACAACGTATCACCAGCGATACACTAACACCTGTAATTGGATTAAAAATCCTGCAAGAAGAATAATTTTGCTACATGTACCATAGATACGTTTTCCTGTACGCGTTAAATGTTATAACAATTTCACGTTATAACGTTAACGGACGTTCAATTGTAGAGGACCATTTATACATCATTACTGTAATTGTATTGATATCAGAAAAATAACAATTggtttcaaaattattttcattagaACTACGTGCAACAAATGTCACTATATCTGTCCTATGATCATCTTAATATTTAGATCGCTGTTTCTATTCTTGAAAACCGAATAGTTTAAAAACAATCGTTCCTGTAGTTTCATAAGTAGagaaaaaatagtttatttttccCAATAATGATTAAAGATGGCCCctctactttttttttcaggCTAAGAGTAATTTTAGGAGGGCCTCCCATACacagttttttttcatgtttagttaACATTTTCCATGTTTTCCATTAACTGCCAGAGAAGACAATTACCATTAATTTTGATTGTTCATAACTTGGTGCCATCATTGCTACAATACTTGTTGTTTGTCACGTATGttctatgaattaaaaaaaataaatgtttagaaAAGGAAAAGACTCTGAAATGTGAACAGTTTTAGATTGCcatggttaatttttttttacttaagaCCTCAGACCTCTTTTGTGACGGTTTAAATTTGCACTTAGCCGACCGAATGTTTTTCGTACAGTgtatgttttcttgttttgttaatatttctttttgatcGAGTTCAGCCATTtcagttgatattttatagtgtgtctttctatgttgtaatgttGTTATTGTTGCAGGTTAGGGTGAATGTTGGCGCCTAAACCcgttgtatttgtttgtacatgttctaagtcaggaacctgttgttcagtggtcaTACATACCCTATGTAGGGTCTCATTTAGGCGATTTAACTACTCGAAACATAGAGTTTGGATGGCAATACATATGTTATATCTATAACAAAATAGGGACATACTTAATTTCATGAATTAACTTGCTAAATCAAAAAGCGgtataaatttggtaaaaataaatgatgtaaATTCTGTTGTATACGTTAGCAAATTTGTTGTGATCTATGCAACATTAAGAATGTCACTGTACGTCATATCAAGATAGCTGCTATTCTCGGCAATTGAAATTACCTAGCTTTATCATCCTACTGTTTGTTTCTAATGGGAGAGTCAGATTTATATACGACACAATTCATATTTAAcctatatatgttttattgccTTGAATATCTATGACACAGACGGCGCGTTACGTTTTCCCGGATTTGTCCTACAGTTGCGCGAAACAAATCTACGTTTGCGCGACAAAACGCATTACGTATGCACGAAATGTACATGCTGAAAAGGCACTACATTTGAGCGGATTGATTAGAATAAAATGCTTCTTGattttttgtatgcaaattattttttccgaaattaaagaaatataattatacatgtaattttaaaaaaaaattgaagttatCACATAACCATAACTTAAAaagttcctgacttgggacagtcgtAAAGATGCGGCGGTGTTAAACAAGTGTTCTTCAAAGGAATAATAGCAGTTACTGACACCCAGCTCAAAACTGATCGAAAGATTATATCTTCATCATAAAAATCACTATCCCTTCCGTATGGGGTGAAGTATCACGACAGCATAAATTAAAAGAGAAGAACATAACTCGCATCATGCCAACAACTTGTTTaagaataaatgtatttattttcgaTGCAAAGACCATATGCATGATATGAGTAAATCAATATCTTTTTCCAGAAAAATGACTTGACAATCGTCATGATAGTATCGTACTACATCCCttctaaaaatgtatgtttaaagGTGTTAGCTTTTGAAGTGAACGACATGTTTAAGCTTTGTTAGTTCAACATGTAAAATCTCTTTAGTGTACATACTGATATcgtcaatcatttatttatttcatattaactGTTGTTTCGATTGGTCTTTACTGATTTTAGTCATGAATTATTATTCGTAACCATGCAGAATCAGGTTTGCAATAAGTGGTGAACAGTTAAGCCGCCAAAGCAATTCCGATAGCTTGGTGATATACGGAATTTCAAAAGCTTGGCGATATACGGAATTTCTAAAGTGAACACGAATGTTTTCGAATAAAGATTCAAGTGCAGGTATCATATCAAAACAGGTCAAATTGACaaagttcttttatttgttgttactaaaaaatactttaaatggTTTGAACATTACATTTGCGTTCTGACTTTtaaaatgcccatttaattggGTATGtgattttgttgtaaaaaatgatacatagggtaaaaaaatcaaaactttgaacagattagAAAGCACAAATATGTGTATGCCTTCTAACAAatttttgacactccaaaagtaatcaTGGTAATTGACTCCACTATTCTCGTAGTACTTATTACTAATTATCACTATGTTTTTGATTGTTCCAAGTGTACTAGATGTAGATACCATTGATAGACATCTGTGGAAACTGTATGTCTTCAATTTGTGCGGAGGACTAAAAGTGTCAGTGATATCtatggttttatttttcaaatagcAACTGTGTCGTTTCTCATGTTTATAtggtatattttctttttttataatgatagcGAATTTCTAAAGATTGTATGTTTAGACCTTGTTTAGTATTTTAGCAGCGGTTTTCAATaccaaaaatattaactttttacaGTTCATACATCTTATAATATCAGTCTTGACATCAGCTAGCTTGACAGATTACAAACAGGTCGATTCAAGTTTACATTACCCAATTATTCAGTTGTTTCACACTTGTAGAAATCATCATGGTCATCCCGTGTTCAAAATGTTTATGCCTctcctacgatagtagaggggcattatgatttctggtctgtgcctccgttcgtccgtccgtctatgcctccgttcgtccgtccgcttcaggttaaagtttttggtcaaggtagtttttgaagaagttgaagtccaatcaacttgaaacttagtacacttgttccccatgatatgatctttctaatcttaattccaaattatagttttgaccccaattgcatggtccactgaacatagaaaaggatagtgcgaagttcaggttaaaattttgggcaaggtagtttttgatgaagttaaagttacatcaacttgaaacttagtacacatgttccctatgatatgatctttctaattttaattccaaattaaagttttgaccccaatttcacggtccactgaacatagaaaatgatagtgcgagtggggcattcgtgtactatggacacattcttgttttcagatattttgtgttgaataaatgacaaattttgtccACTGGAAAATCGTTTATATTGCATGTTTAAAATTCTATCAGAACACTAACTTGAATAGTATAACAATAATAAggaaaacaaaactatccaattttaatatatttcctttttcttaatattttaacataattatttttataaatataactgtAAGATAAATCGACGGTTTTGATTCTCGATTCTTAAAGATTTTTAGCCTGAAATCAATGCAAAGATTGTTAAATATTAACAACGGAAGACTGGGGGTACATTGTATCACCGTCAATGGAGCGATTGCCAGTAAGTTTTCACTTTAATTGCTGATTATCAAACTGGCACTTTGAGCCCTCCAGACACATATCGGGCAATACCTCTTTCCAACCCCTCTTACGAAAGAAGTAAGGTGAACGTATTTTTATACATCAATCACTTATACCTTGGATTTATTGGCCATGAAAAATGTGCATATATTTAAAAtggtatatgtatttttatcgTGACCAAGATCAACACTGACAAGCTACATGTATTCCTTCAAAGCGGATTGactttttacaaatacaaaacatgTATGCAATAAAGTATTGTGTTCTACATGTTCTATAATCgtgaaaatcacaaatatatatCTTCTGCCCTACGCATTGAACCACTAATAAATGTAAACCAGCACAATATGTACTTCTTAGAAATATGCTTTTCCtcataaagtttaattttcattcatttaaggTCAATATATATCCATAATTTCTTAAggaaaatataaagattaaaaacCGATCTACCCGTTGAACAGCGAATTACTTGGATCTTTTCTTTCGGCTTTTGTCAATTTCTCGACGTTTTCCAATGATGCATTCATTAAATCAATAGTAGGAATTGTGAAATGAGTGTTTTTTTTGCGTTAGCCTATTAAAATGTACGAGAAATCGGTTAAACTATTCACACATTCAGTGTTTTATTTGGTAAAATAcgtgtttataaaaaaaagaggaaGTGGTGTGATTTTCAATGAGAAAACTCACCACacgagaccaaatgacacagaaattaacaagtgtaggtcaccgtacggctttcaacatttaaatgaatttaaataaatagtttGAACCAAATTTTATAAGTGAACTTTTGAATTGTATGAGGCTATGTAGTTcttatttcataatatttacCTTTGGAATTTAATTAAACTATttgagaaatttaaaaaatatcactgAATCGACAGTTATTTTGtgcaaatattgtattgtacGCATTTTAATAAACAGTCGAAAATAATTACGCCAATGTCACGTGTGATAGATCATAATTATATCTCTCGAAAAACATATAAGATACTAATGGTCTGGCTATTATAGAATCgttttcaatatatatcatGATTAAAAAAGACTATAACAAAACAAGTGAAATATAACAGAAGTCTTTTGAACACTAAATAGAGCATAGTTGActactttttcttattttgtgtaTACACATTCTTCGGTTACATAATCATGTGTTACTTTTTCTAAACACTTCTGATACATGCACATGTCGACCATGTGTTATTCTACTGTAATAACGGGTTAATTATACTTTTCTGATTATATGCATGTATGTAATTTGTGTTTTATCAATATTATGACAAAAACAGTTAGGTAAACTCCAAAAATACTAATCAATATATTGCAAATAATGTTTTGCACTCACTGGAGATAAACGTT
It contains:
- the LOC134683128 gene encoding uncharacterized protein LOC134683128, whose protein sequence is MFNSTVDDTLMDEATVKVLSWIGLSSTVIYRHYFLKISDDKGTLTEFKGEDKDTLTERVTKDKGTLTEFIREDKGTTTKLTCKNEATLTEWKGNCCCVSTFMRPLFEPGQPSAVNMSPKTVVLTWDAPNAGTQFVHHYEIHCKERQMSESDCFRSTGNSNKYIVHGLKENTEYEFTVQAIKVKGTKGPCSKAIKISTTTSSHNSMEGIGYFWFSFILKKFG